In Arthrobacter sp. CDRTa11, one DNA window encodes the following:
- a CDS encoding amidohydrolase family protein, with protein sequence MKKIALEEHFVTPDLVGYGNSTSSIAQPHAWADASRRLLDFTEERLPEMDLHGIDMEVLSLNSPGIQAERDPATAVAKTKTVNDFLAGVMAERPTRFSGFAALPLQDPQAAAQELERAVKDLGMKGALVNAHTNGMYLDDPRLRIVWEMAEGLDVPLYLHPANGVDTADVLSGHPELVGPMWSWGIDTSTHALRLIFGGVFDDFPNAKLLLGHMGEGLPYVLWRLDSRWDFHNHHGIELAKGKPSQYLRDNLYITTSGVCSPAPLLCAMLAIGADHILFGTDYPFETIEDAAKFLDNAPISESDREKISFRNAEKLLRLGDSATAAPGLVAAAR encoded by the coding sequence TTGAAGAAGATCGCCCTCGAAGAACACTTCGTCACCCCCGACCTCGTCGGCTACGGGAACAGCACCAGTTCCATTGCCCAGCCCCATGCCTGGGCGGATGCCTCCCGGCGCCTCCTGGACTTCACGGAGGAGCGCCTCCCGGAGATGGACCTGCACGGCATCGACATGGAAGTCCTGTCCCTGAACTCCCCCGGCATCCAGGCCGAGAGGGACCCGGCCACGGCGGTAGCCAAAACCAAAACAGTGAACGATTTCCTTGCCGGAGTCATGGCTGAACGCCCTACCCGCTTCTCCGGCTTCGCCGCCCTCCCGCTGCAGGATCCACAGGCAGCGGCACAAGAGCTGGAACGAGCTGTCAAGGACCTCGGCATGAAAGGGGCGCTGGTCAACGCCCACACCAACGGCATGTACCTTGACGACCCCCGGCTGCGTATCGTCTGGGAGATGGCCGAAGGGCTGGACGTTCCCCTGTATCTGCACCCGGCCAATGGTGTGGACACCGCCGACGTGCTCAGCGGCCATCCGGAGCTGGTAGGACCCATGTGGAGCTGGGGCATTGATACGTCCACCCATGCCCTGCGGCTGATTTTTGGCGGGGTCTTTGACGATTTCCCCAACGCCAAGCTCCTGCTGGGGCATATGGGCGAGGGGCTGCCCTACGTCCTCTGGCGCCTTGATTCCCGCTGGGACTTCCACAACCACCATGGCATCGAGCTCGCCAAGGGCAAACCGTCGCAATACCTTCGGGACAACCTCTACATCACCACCAGCGGTGTGTGTTCGCCGGCTCCGCTGCTGTGCGCCATGCTCGCGATCGGTGCGGACCACATCCTCTTCGGAACGGACTACCCGTTCGAAACCATCGAAGACGCCGCGAAGTTCCTGGACAACGCGCCGATCAGCGAATCCGACCGGGAGAAGATCAGTTTCCGCAACGCCGAGAAGCTGCTGCGCCTGGGTGACTCTGCCACTGCTGCACCCGGTCTGGTGGCGGCGGCCAGATAG
- a CDS encoding bifunctional 3-(3-hydroxy-phenyl)propionate/3-hydroxycinnamic acid hydroxylase, which yields MTMEKFDVAVVGYGPVGMAMAALLGQAGHTVVVLERYAGLYNLPRAAIFDDETMRTFARLGIADALLPKVNAQRNYEWRNAAGELLIEHEFALKGASGWAEWYMMYQPELEEALDRLCRSMPNVTVRFNSPVDGYAETADGVAVKGPGGAVVAGYVVACDGGNGFTRGWLGSGMEDFGFSEPWLVCDFRLTGDVDLPHARQVCDPRQPQSIISLGPSHHRFSFMLDSEEAFLVERDPQRVWARVANYLAPDQAELIRVATYTFRSLIAASWRQGRILLAGDAAHQMPPFLGQGMCSGIRDAQNLAFKLDLVLTGRAEETVLDSYQTEREPHVAAVVHKGIELGKVQTMRDPEKARQRDVQFLENRRNNMKPEKLRFPGLGPGFLATTGHPANGRLFIQDEVRTNTAAGRFDEIFGYGFRLLCDAQWYSKNIAPGADVLDGSPGDVVVIDPDTGDVSGSFADTNGTYLGWFRDNACAAVLVRPDFYVFGAASITSGYQTLIRDYRKACSTVSSTATSVGV from the coding sequence ATGACGATGGAGAAATTTGATGTTGCCGTTGTGGGGTACGGCCCTGTAGGGATGGCCATGGCAGCGCTGCTGGGCCAGGCAGGCCACACAGTGGTGGTGCTGGAGAGATACGCCGGCCTGTATAACCTGCCCCGCGCTGCGATCTTCGACGACGAGACCATGCGCACCTTCGCCCGGCTTGGCATCGCTGACGCGCTGCTTCCCAAGGTCAACGCCCAGCGCAATTACGAATGGCGCAACGCCGCCGGTGAACTTCTGATCGAGCATGAGTTCGCGCTGAAGGGCGCCTCGGGCTGGGCAGAGTGGTACATGATGTACCAGCCCGAGCTGGAGGAGGCGCTTGACCGGCTGTGCCGCTCCATGCCGAATGTGACAGTACGGTTCAACTCGCCCGTTGACGGGTACGCCGAAACGGCCGACGGTGTGGCGGTGAAGGGACCCGGCGGCGCAGTGGTGGCCGGCTACGTTGTGGCGTGCGACGGCGGCAACGGCTTCACGCGCGGCTGGCTTGGATCCGGGATGGAAGACTTCGGCTTTTCCGAGCCCTGGCTGGTGTGTGATTTCCGGCTCACCGGTGACGTGGACCTTCCCCATGCACGGCAGGTCTGCGATCCCCGCCAGCCCCAATCGATCATTTCGCTGGGGCCGTCCCACCACCGGTTCAGCTTCATGCTGGACTCCGAAGAGGCTTTCCTGGTGGAGCGTGATCCGCAAAGAGTGTGGGCGCGCGTGGCCAATTACCTTGCACCGGACCAGGCGGAGCTCATCCGGGTGGCCACGTACACCTTCCGTTCCCTGATCGCCGCATCCTGGCGGCAGGGGAGGATTCTGCTGGCAGGAGACGCTGCACATCAGATGCCGCCGTTCCTCGGCCAGGGGATGTGTTCCGGGATCCGGGACGCCCAAAATCTGGCGTTCAAACTGGACCTTGTACTCACGGGCAGGGCCGAGGAGACTGTCCTTGACAGCTACCAGACCGAGCGCGAGCCCCATGTTGCGGCGGTTGTCCACAAGGGTATCGAGCTCGGCAAGGTCCAGACCATGCGTGATCCTGAGAAAGCCCGGCAGCGCGACGTCCAGTTCCTGGAGAACCGCCGGAACAATATGAAGCCGGAAAAACTTCGCTTTCCGGGGCTGGGACCGGGGTTCCTGGCAACAACCGGGCATCCCGCCAACGGGCGGCTGTTCATCCAGGATGAGGTCCGGACCAACACTGCCGCCGGCCGCTTCGACGAAATCTTCGGCTACGGATTCCGGCTGCTCTGTGATGCCCAGTGGTATTCAAAGAACATCGCGCCTGGCGCTGACGTCCTCGACGGCAGCCCGGGAGACGTCGTCGTTATTGACCCGGACACAGGGGACGTCAGCGGATCCTTTGCCGATACCAACGGCACCTACCTGGGGTGGTTCAGGGACAACGCCTGCGCCGCCGTCCTTGTCCGCCCCGATTTCTATGTCTTCGGGGCCGCCAGTATCACCAGCGGGTACCAAACCCTGATCCGCGATTACCGCAAAGCCTGCTCAACGGTGAGCAGCACGGCCACATCAGTAGGAGTCTGA
- a CDS encoding MFS transporter: MSTTNKSDVQGNLRTITERTLLAIAFVIAALEGYDLAVYGVSVPALLGDTSLNVDKASAGALGSVVGAGMLIGAGLAGALMRRIGALRLILASCLVFSAGMLISAVAQNVVLFGAGRALVGLGLGIVLPTLLAYVADLSVPQHRNRNTGIVMAGYAAGGLAAPLLGAALLPATSFRWLYIIGVLPVLVILPFAWKLLPVPPVHLLRIGQTAQAHRMSEAMGLPTPVLALAGKRHLAGIGPLFSPGVGVATLLFWMMTFCGLLLVFGITAWLPTMMQASGYSLGSALLQTAAMWIGVAVGVIIGGRIADAIGAKPVVVVAFLTGAVSLLVMSLNPNVVVLFIFMFLSGVGFIGSQILVNGFILTRYPDDIRGSGLAWALSFGRMGAIVGPSLGAWVMTSGLSVEWNFYAFAIPAVIGAFASVLVPQVKVKAAAVPAPELPAQELPALKVPAPKA, from the coding sequence ATGTCAACAACCAATAAGAGTGACGTCCAAGGGAATCTCCGCACCATCACCGAACGGACCCTGCTCGCCATCGCCTTCGTTATCGCCGCGCTGGAAGGCTACGATCTTGCCGTGTACGGCGTTTCCGTCCCCGCTCTGCTGGGTGACACGTCGCTGAACGTAGACAAGGCGTCGGCCGGCGCGCTGGGTTCAGTCGTCGGCGCCGGCATGCTGATAGGCGCGGGCCTCGCCGGTGCCCTGATGCGTCGGATTGGCGCACTGCGGCTGATCCTGGCCAGTTGCCTCGTCTTCTCAGCCGGCATGTTGATCTCGGCAGTCGCGCAGAACGTTGTTCTTTTCGGGGCGGGCCGGGCCCTCGTGGGCCTGGGACTTGGCATCGTCCTGCCCACCCTGCTGGCCTACGTGGCGGACCTCTCCGTCCCGCAGCACCGTAACCGGAACACCGGCATCGTGATGGCCGGGTACGCGGCCGGCGGTTTGGCAGCGCCCCTGCTCGGCGCGGCGCTGCTTCCGGCCACCTCTTTCCGGTGGCTGTACATCATTGGTGTGCTGCCGGTCCTGGTCATCCTGCCCTTCGCCTGGAAACTGCTGCCCGTGCCGCCGGTCCACCTCCTCCGGATCGGCCAAACAGCACAGGCGCACCGCATGAGCGAGGCCATGGGGCTCCCGACGCCGGTGCTCGCCTTGGCAGGAAAGCGGCACCTCGCCGGCATTGGCCCGCTGTTTTCCCCCGGCGTGGGCGTGGCCACGCTGCTCTTTTGGATGATGACCTTCTGCGGACTGCTCCTGGTCTTCGGCATCACAGCCTGGCTTCCCACCATGATGCAGGCCAGCGGCTATTCCCTGGGATCGGCCCTGCTCCAGACGGCCGCCATGTGGATCGGCGTGGCCGTGGGCGTCATCATCGGCGGACGCATCGCCGATGCGATCGGCGCGAAGCCCGTGGTGGTTGTCGCGTTCCTCACCGGGGCTGTCAGCCTCCTGGTTATGAGCCTGAATCCCAACGTCGTGGTCCTGTTCATCTTTATGTTCCTCAGCGGCGTGGGCTTCATCGGGTCCCAGATTCTGGTCAACGGATTCATCCTGACCCGCTACCCGGATGATATCCGTGGCAGCGGACTGGCCTGGGCCCTGTCCTTTGGCCGGATGGGTGCCATTGTGGGCCCGTCCCTGGGTGCCTGGGTCATGACCTCAGGATTGTCAGTGGAGTGGAACTTCTACGCCTTCGCCATCCCGGCAGTGATCGGGGCTTTCGCGTCGGTCCTTGTTCCCCAGGTGAAGGTTAAGGCTGCAGCAGTCCCTGCTCCTGAACTGCCTGCCCAGGAATTGCCCGCCCTCAAGGTGCCCGCTCCCAAGGCGTAG
- a CDS encoding IclR family transcriptional regulator, translated as MSESDQESAAERQGIQSVELAMRILKALEDGGGPMPLSEIAERSGFQPNKAHRYLVSLVRSGLASQSPKTGRYDFGAAMRRLGAESLRRTNEVSVASDYAMRLRDACGHSVNLSVWGEDGPVVVRWDYGSHVLPFNVRVGAKLPMLTSSGGLIFLAYLPESMSAAVLAADRARLSAEAYSDADVSRKRREVLQAGYAVTSGGIIPGVSSVAAPVFSSVDSLPLAITVVFPAEDVDKAEMDRVTAELLQTARTISQELGVSSDKAS; from the coding sequence TTGAGCGAATCGGACCAGGAGTCAGCCGCCGAACGGCAAGGCATCCAGTCTGTTGAGTTGGCGATGCGCATACTCAAGGCACTGGAAGACGGGGGTGGGCCCATGCCGCTGTCCGAAATTGCCGAGCGGAGCGGCTTCCAGCCCAACAAAGCCCACCGCTACCTCGTCAGCCTGGTCCGCTCCGGACTTGCCTCACAGTCGCCCAAGACCGGGAGGTACGATTTTGGCGCCGCGATGCGCCGCCTTGGCGCCGAGTCGCTGCGCCGGACCAATGAAGTATCGGTGGCCTCGGATTACGCCATGAGGCTCCGCGACGCCTGCGGGCACTCGGTCAATCTTTCTGTCTGGGGCGAGGACGGGCCGGTGGTGGTCAGATGGGACTATGGCTCCCATGTCCTGCCGTTCAACGTCCGGGTAGGGGCCAAGCTGCCCATGCTGACTTCGTCCGGTGGCCTGATCTTTCTTGCCTACCTGCCGGAATCCATGTCAGCGGCGGTGTTGGCTGCCGACCGTGCACGCCTGAGCGCTGAAGCGTACTCCGATGCCGATGTCAGCCGAAAGCGCCGGGAAGTCCTGCAGGCGGGATATGCGGTCACGTCCGGAGGCATTATCCCCGGGGTTTCTTCGGTGGCGGCTCCCGTCTTCTCGTCCGTTGACTCGCTTCCGCTGGCCATCACCGTGGTCTTCCCGGCCGAAGACGTGGACAAGGCGGAAATGGACAGGGTGACAGCGGAGCTGCTGCAGACCGCACGCACCATTTCCCAGGAGCTGGGCGTCTCCTCCGACAAGGCGTCCTGA
- a CDS encoding glycogen debranching N-terminal domain-containing protein, which produces MAGWNADNAAGSTGQGAVTLVAGSSFCISLPNGDIFPHHPHGVFYRDTRILSRWAITVNGQPLEPLGAWTPSPYQGTYIGRAARSDGRADSPLTVQRKRELGAGIVEDITVSNYSLQPAPCEIALSLEADFADLFEVKDGRFHRVWEQSRRFKSGSVTIEAAWQETRKGIVVRMRDAEASAEGFVVGMTIPPHGKWTVRATVLPLTAETEVDAGLPTVALSAAMISAQERLQRTWEARIPLPRVGNPSIERSLLRSHDDIGALRIVDPDHPDRMVVAAGAPWFMALFGRDSLLSSFMVLPVDATLALGTLQTLADRQGAKVDPLTEEQPGRILHEVRLDVGTGLALGGRSAYYGTADATPLFVTLLGEASHWGLAAGDIAALVPHADRALDWIRDYGDRDGDGFVEYERLNEHGLINQGWKDSWDGINFADGRIAEAPIALCEVQGYVYSAYIARAWMAYDAGDLALAADLRNRAERLKKQFNEQFWLPEQGYFAIALDGDKRPVDACASNMGHCLWSGIVDEDKARLVVRRLMSPEMFSGWGIRTLATDMGAYNPVSYHNGSVWPHDNALIVAGFMRYGFVKEAQQLSSALMKAAEYTDNRLPELFCGFSRSECPEPLPYPTACSPQAWASATPVMIMRSLLRYEAHVSRGALWMDPVLPKSWGSLHTTNLPVGGARVTIDVSGSRVAVEGLPEGMMFRRGTRPPLAALLDAPDQRV; this is translated from the coding sequence ATGGCCGGATGGAATGCAGACAACGCCGCAGGATCCACCGGCCAGGGCGCGGTAACCCTTGTCGCAGGATCGTCCTTCTGCATCTCCCTTCCCAACGGTGACATCTTCCCGCACCATCCGCACGGCGTTTTCTACCGGGATACCAGGATCTTGTCGCGCTGGGCGATCACGGTAAACGGCCAGCCGCTGGAGCCGCTGGGTGCGTGGACCCCTTCCCCGTACCAGGGCACCTATATCGGGAGGGCAGCCCGCTCCGACGGCCGGGCCGACAGCCCCCTGACGGTCCAGCGGAAGCGTGAGCTGGGTGCCGGCATCGTGGAGGACATCACTGTCAGCAACTATTCCCTCCAGCCTGCGCCCTGTGAGATTGCGCTGTCACTGGAAGCGGATTTCGCCGACCTGTTCGAGGTTAAGGACGGCCGGTTCCACCGCGTCTGGGAACAGAGCAGGCGCTTTAAGTCCGGTTCGGTGACGATCGAGGCGGCCTGGCAGGAGACACGCAAGGGCATCGTTGTCCGCATGCGCGATGCCGAAGCCAGCGCTGAAGGCTTCGTGGTGGGGATGACCATCCCGCCGCATGGAAAGTGGACAGTGCGGGCCACCGTTCTGCCGCTGACAGCAGAAACTGAAGTGGACGCCGGCCTGCCGACGGTCGCCCTCTCTGCCGCCATGATCTCGGCGCAGGAGCGGCTTCAGCGGACCTGGGAGGCACGAATCCCGCTTCCCCGAGTGGGCAATCCGTCCATCGAGCGGAGCCTGCTGCGCAGCCATGACGACATCGGCGCACTGCGCATCGTTGACCCCGACCATCCTGACCGGATGGTCGTCGCGGCAGGGGCCCCGTGGTTTATGGCCCTGTTCGGGCGGGACTCGCTGTTGTCCTCCTTTATGGTCCTTCCGGTGGACGCAACGCTGGCCCTGGGAACGCTGCAAACCCTGGCGGACCGCCAAGGTGCCAAAGTGGATCCGCTGACCGAAGAGCAACCGGGACGGATCCTGCACGAGGTGCGGCTCGACGTCGGGACCGGCCTTGCGCTGGGCGGCAGATCCGCCTATTACGGCACCGCCGACGCCACTCCCCTGTTCGTGACCCTCTTGGGCGAAGCGAGCCACTGGGGGCTTGCCGCCGGGGACATCGCCGCCCTGGTGCCGCATGCCGACCGCGCCTTGGACTGGATCCGTGATTACGGCGACCGTGACGGCGATGGGTTTGTCGAGTATGAGCGCCTGAACGAGCACGGCCTCATCAACCAGGGCTGGAAGGACTCCTGGGACGGGATCAATTTTGCCGACGGCCGCATTGCCGAGGCGCCCATCGCCCTGTGCGAGGTACAGGGCTACGTCTACAGTGCGTACATCGCCCGGGCGTGGATGGCCTACGACGCCGGTGACCTGGCGCTCGCAGCCGACCTCCGGAACCGGGCAGAGCGGCTGAAGAAGCAGTTTAACGAACAGTTCTGGCTGCCGGAGCAGGGGTATTTCGCCATCGCACTGGACGGGGACAAACGGCCGGTTGATGCCTGTGCCTCCAACATGGGCCACTGCCTCTGGTCCGGCATCGTGGATGAGGACAAGGCGCGCCTGGTTGTCCGCCGGCTGATGTCCCCGGAGATGTTCAGTGGCTGGGGCATCCGGACCCTGGCAACAGACATGGGTGCCTACAACCCGGTCAGCTACCACAACGGATCCGTGTGGCCGCATGACAACGCGCTCATCGTGGCGGGTTTCATGCGCTATGGCTTCGTCAAGGAGGCGCAGCAGCTCTCCTCGGCCCTCATGAAGGCAGCCGAATACACGGATAACCGGCTCCCCGAACTGTTCTGCGGATTCAGCCGGTCCGAGTGTCCGGAACCTCTGCCCTATCCCACCGCCTGTTCCCCGCAGGCGTGGGCGTCGGCCACCCCGGTGATGATTATGCGCAGCCTGCTGCGCTATGAGGCGCACGTCTCCCGGGGCGCGCTGTGGATGGATCCCGTGCTGCCAAAGTCCTGGGGAAGTCTGCACACCACCAACCTGCCCGTGGGCGGGGCACGGGTGACCATCGATGTGTCCGGATCACGCGTCGCAGTAGAGGGGTTGCCGGAGGGGATGATGTTCCGCAGGGGAACAAGGCCTCCGCTGGCAGCCCTGCTGGATGCCCCTGACCAACGCGTCTAG
- a CDS encoding SDR family NAD(P)-dependent oxidoreductase has translation MEGKVALVTGATGGLGRAIATALAREGAAVVVVGRSTARAEQAVRDISAVVPNATLEPLACDLSLQASIRSAADEFLSRHDRLHVLVNAAGVFRKERQVTPEGLEVTFATNVMGYFLLTTLLLEALKKAAAPAGQVPGDTNRPGNTSNTSRIVNIASRYSGGPSGTKIDFDDLQTAKGKYSFMRATPPTMLARILFTQELAERLRGTGVVANAAHPGLVKDTTLLQDVGGPFRWLTNTFGASAEKAADTPVWLATSPEAAAVSGKLWAKRKELPTPGMGSDPVARKRLWEECSRLSGLT, from the coding sequence ATGGAGGGAAAGGTTGCCCTCGTTACGGGCGCAACAGGCGGCCTCGGGCGGGCGATCGCCACGGCCCTGGCGCGCGAAGGCGCGGCTGTCGTCGTCGTCGGACGCTCCACCGCGCGGGCAGAACAAGCGGTCCGTGACATCAGCGCTGTGGTGCCCAACGCAACCTTGGAGCCGCTTGCCTGCGACCTCTCACTCCAGGCATCCATCCGGTCCGCAGCGGACGAGTTCCTTTCCCGCCACGACAGACTCCACGTGCTGGTCAACGCCGCGGGCGTGTTCCGCAAGGAACGCCAGGTTACCCCGGAAGGGCTTGAGGTCACCTTCGCTACCAATGTGATGGGCTACTTCCTGCTGACCACCCTGCTCCTGGAAGCGCTCAAGAAAGCGGCAGCCCCCGCAGGCCAGGTCCCCGGGGACACCAACCGGCCAGGCAACACCTCCAACACTTCACGGATCGTCAACATCGCCTCCAGGTATTCGGGTGGGCCATCCGGCACAAAAATCGACTTCGACGACCTCCAGACCGCCAAGGGCAAATACAGTTTCATGCGCGCCACACCTCCCACAATGCTCGCGAGGATTCTCTTCACCCAGGAACTGGCGGAGCGCCTGAGGGGGACGGGAGTGGTGGCGAACGCCGCGCATCCCGGCCTCGTCAAGGACACCACCCTGCTGCAGGACGTCGGCGGCCCGTTCCGCTGGCTCACCAACACTTTCGGCGCGTCCGCGGAAAAGGCGGCTGACACTCCCGTGTGGCTCGCCACCTCACCCGAGGCGGCGGCCGTCTCAGGCAAACTCTGGGCGAAACGCAAGGAGCTGCCTACTCCTGGCATGGGGTCAGATCCAGTGGCCCGGAAGCGTCTCTGGGAGGAATGCTCCCGCCTGTCCGGCCTCACCTGA
- a CDS encoding cation diffusion facilitator family transporter: MEPDRRTPYASRPDRRAVLSRRIRLFAAATITYNAIEAVVALWAGGVADSSALIGFGLDSIVEVASAVALSWQFSAKDPERREHLTLRIIAISFFALAAFVSIDAIRSLTGAGEAQHSTPGIVIAALSLAIMPVLSWAQRRAGRELGSRTAVADSKQTLLCTYLSAVLLAGLVLNSTLGWWWADAGAALVIAGIAVREGINAWRGEACCPIPSAAGGKAGRDEPCEDEACCAGCGSDASAAPAALDLGTKPADCP, from the coding sequence GTGGAACCTGATCGGCGGACACCCTATGCATCACGTCCTGATCGCCGCGCCGTACTGAGCCGGAGGATCAGGCTGTTCGCGGCCGCGACAATCACGTACAACGCCATCGAAGCGGTTGTGGCGCTCTGGGCCGGCGGCGTCGCAGACTCTTCGGCGTTGATCGGCTTCGGCCTGGATTCGATAGTCGAGGTGGCTTCCGCTGTGGCACTGTCCTGGCAGTTCTCTGCCAAGGATCCGGAACGGCGTGAGCACCTGACGTTGCGGATCATTGCCATCTCCTTCTTCGCCCTTGCCGCATTCGTGAGCATTGACGCCATTCGGTCACTTACCGGCGCCGGAGAGGCACAGCACTCCACTCCGGGCATTGTCATTGCTGCCCTGAGCCTGGCCATCATGCCTGTCCTGTCATGGGCCCAGCGCCGTGCGGGGCGGGAGCTCGGATCCAGGACAGCGGTGGCCGACTCCAAGCAGACCCTGCTCTGCACCTACCTCTCAGCCGTCCTGCTGGCTGGCCTGGTTCTCAACAGCACCCTGGGCTGGTGGTGGGCAGATGCCGGCGCCGCTTTGGTCATTGCCGGCATCGCCGTCCGGGAAGGCATCAATGCTTGGCGGGGAGAAGCTTGCTGCCCCATCCCGTCTGCAGCCGGCGGCAAAGCTGGCCGGGACGAACCGTGCGAGGATGAAGCCTGCTGCGCAGGGTGTGGATCAGACGCCTCCGCCGCGCCTGCCGCCCTGGACCTTGGGACGAAGCCGGCAGACTGCCCCTGA
- a CDS encoding ChaB family protein, whose protein sequence is MPKTGKNNHARKEELPSTLQRSEQKAQDTFAKTYDSALDTYDNDESRAARAAFASLKHSYEKVGDHWEPKEKRGPSDKRAEGGLDSSAPTAGGVDANASKEHLYKRAQELHINGRSRMNKDELVQALQKANETATRKARGD, encoded by the coding sequence ATGCCCAAGACCGGCAAAAACAACCACGCCCGCAAGGAAGAGCTTCCCTCGACCCTGCAGCGCTCTGAGCAGAAGGCCCAGGACACGTTTGCCAAAACCTACGATTCCGCCCTTGACACCTACGACAACGACGAGAGCAGGGCTGCCCGTGCCGCCTTCGCCTCGCTGAAGCACAGCTATGAGAAGGTGGGCGACCACTGGGAGCCGAAAGAGAAGCGCGGCCCTTCAGACAAGCGGGCCGAGGGCGGACTTGATTCATCGGCACCCACCGCCGGCGGCGTGGATGCGAACGCGTCAAAGGAACACCTCTACAAGCGTGCGCAGGAACTGCACATCAACGGCCGCTCGAGGATGAATAAGGACGAACTGGTCCAGGCGCTGCAAAAGGCCAATGAAACCGCCACCCGGAAGGCGCGTGGAGACTAA
- a CDS encoding GntR family transcriptional regulator: MTIIDETTRTGLSASELVSVLRQAIITGELVPKQRLVEADLAAEYGASRGNIRVALSELSVEGLVERVQNRGARVRAVSVEEAVEITEVRGALEALCARKAAQRISDLESEELRELARHMEDAVARGDRESYSDCNQRLHAKIIAVSGQETAASTIQRLRGQAVRFQFRLARQPGRPAVSLPQHLAIIDAVCRHDSEGAAEAMRLHLESVADAIRGPQG; encoded by the coding sequence ATGACGATTATTGATGAGACCACGCGGACAGGCCTTTCGGCGTCCGAGCTTGTCAGCGTCCTTCGCCAGGCGATCATCACCGGTGAACTGGTACCCAAGCAGCGGCTGGTCGAAGCCGATCTTGCCGCCGAGTACGGTGCCAGCCGCGGAAACATCCGTGTGGCGCTGTCGGAACTGAGCGTTGAGGGCCTGGTGGAGCGGGTGCAGAACCGCGGCGCCCGGGTCCGGGCAGTCTCGGTGGAGGAAGCCGTTGAGATCACCGAGGTCCGCGGCGCCCTGGAAGCACTGTGTGCCCGGAAAGCCGCGCAGCGAATCTCTGATCTTGAATCTGAGGAGTTGCGGGAGCTTGCAAGGCACATGGAGGACGCTGTGGCGCGGGGCGACCGGGAATCGTACTCCGACTGCAACCAGCGGCTTCACGCCAAGATCATTGCCGTAAGCGGCCAGGAGACCGCCGCCTCAACAATTCAGCGGCTGCGTGGCCAGGCCGTGCGGTTTCAGTTCCGGCTTGCGCGGCAGCCAGGCCGGCCGGCTGTTTCCCTTCCACAACACCTGGCCATCATCGACGCCGTCTGCCGGCACGATTCCGAAGGGGCGGCCGAGGCAATGAGGCTCCATCTGGAAAGCGTGGCGGACGCCATCCGTGGGCCCCAGGGCTGA